In Triticum aestivum cultivar Chinese Spring chromosome 5B, IWGSC CS RefSeq v2.1, whole genome shotgun sequence, the following proteins share a genomic window:
- the LOC123111557 gene encoding coatomer subunit zeta-2 isoform X2 produces MGEFSKESCPSVKNILLLDSEGKRVAVKYFSDDWPNNASRLTFEKSIFTKTLKTNARSEDLHFFVTAGDDENELIIANVLQGFADSVGLLLRGDVEKRTALENLDLILLCIDEIIDGGIILETDANTIAGKVATNAADGSVPFSEQTISQALATAREHFARSLLK; encoded by the exons ATGGGGGAATTCTCCAAG GAATCTTGCCCTTCTGTGAAGAACATTTTGCTATTGGATTCTGAGGGGAAGCGTGTTGCTGTGAAGTACTTCTCGGATGATTGGCCAAATAACGCATCTAGGTTGACCTTTGAAAAGTCCATTTTTACTAAAACTCTGAAGACAAATGCACGCTCCGAAG ACCTACACTTTTTCGTCACTGCCGGAGATGATGAGAATGAGCTCATCATAGCAAATGTGCTACAGGGTTTTGCTGATTCGGTTGGTCTTCTACTCAG GGGTGATGTCGAGAAGAGGACTGCACTTGAGAACTTGGACTTGATACTTCTCTGCATTGATGAGATTATTGATGGCGG cATAATTCTTGAAACAGATGCGAACACCATTGCGGGGAAGGTTGCAACCAATGCTGCTGACGGCTCTGTTCCCTTCTCTGAGCAG ACAATATCTCAAGCTCTGGCCACAGCCAGGGAACACTTTGCAAGATCTCTTCTGAAATGA
- the LOC123111557 gene encoding coatomer subunit zeta-2 isoform X1 translates to MGEFSKESCPSVKNILLLDSEGKRVAVKYFSDDWPNNASRLTFEKSIFTKTLKTNARSEAEITLLDGFIVVYKFVQDLHFFVTAGDDENELIIANVLQGFADSVGLLLRGDVEKRTALENLDLILLCIDEIIDGGIILETDANTIAGKVATNAADGSVPFSEQTISQALATAREHFARSLLK, encoded by the exons ATGGGGGAATTCTCCAAG GAATCTTGCCCTTCTGTGAAGAACATTTTGCTATTGGATTCTGAGGGGAAGCGTGTTGCTGTGAAGTACTTCTCGGATGATTGGCCAAATAACGCATCTAGGTTGACCTTTGAAAAGTCCATTTTTACTAAAACTCTGAAGACAAATGCACGCTCCGAAG CTGAGATAACATTGCTTGATGGTTTTATTGTTGTTTACAAATTTGTACAAGACCTACACTTTTTCGTCACTGCCGGAGATGATGAGAATGAGCTCATCATAGCAAATGTGCTACAGGGTTTTGCTGATTCGGTTGGTCTTCTACTCAG GGGTGATGTCGAGAAGAGGACTGCACTTGAGAACTTGGACTTGATACTTCTCTGCATTGATGAGATTATTGATGGCGG cATAATTCTTGAAACAGATGCGAACACCATTGCGGGGAAGGTTGCAACCAATGCTGCTGACGGCTCTGTTCCCTTCTCTGAGCAG ACAATATCTCAAGCTCTGGCCACAGCCAGGGAACACTTTGCAAGATCTCTTCTGAAATGA